The region GCCCGAAAATTTCCATGGTTTCCGACAATTCGTCGAATTCGGGGGAATGGGTAAAGGGCAGAGAATTAAGGCCCCTGTGGTCCATTGCCTCCAGCACATAGCGAATCGTCAGCCTGTTGATGTCAAGGGCCGGCTGAAAGCTCTGCTCTCCTTCCTCCTCGCCTTCCGTGATGGATACAACATGACTCTGAACCAGTTCAAAAAGGATTTCCTGAACAAAGCGAATCGGAGTTTCAAGATCGTGTGATATCTGCCGAGCCGTCAAGGGCTGTTCCCCGCGGGAAAAGTTTTTTACCAGGTGAGAGGTGATCTGCAGGGCAAGCAAGGTTTTGACCCGGTGACTGGCCTGAAGGGCATCGGCTTCAAATTCATAGGTATCCACGTTCTGATAGGCAAAGGATAATTCAGCTCCGTAAAGAACAATCAGCCAGCTTAGCTGGAGCCATACCAGAAAGAGAGGAAAAACGGCAAAACTGCCATAGATGGCGTTGTACTGGACGACGCCGATCTGAAAGCTGAAGTAGGCCCATTGCACCATCTGAAAGATTGTTCCGGCCAGGATTCCTCCGAGCAGACCGGAAGAAAAGCGGACCTTCGTGTTCGGCATGAAAATATAAAAAAACGTGAAGAGGCTCCAAAGGAGGCAGAAGGGCAGCAGCTTCAGCAAGAGAAAGACGAAGGGACTGAAAACCCCCAGGAAATAGAAAGACTGCATCATGTTTTTAACCTGGGCGGAAATGAAAAGGGTCACACTGCTGGAAAGAATGACGAGAATCGGGCCGATGAGCATGAGGGACAGATAATCGGAGAACATCCGGCCGATCGACCGTCGTCTCTTGATCCCCCAGATGTCGTTGAAGGTGTCTTCAATCTGCATCAGCATCTTAATCACGGCCCAGAAAAGAACAACCAGACCAATCCCGGCAACGACGCCTCCTTTTGTGTTTTCCAGGAGGGAGGAGGAAAACTGGATGATATTGGCGAGAACTTCCTCATGACCGGCCAGTTTTTCCCGCAATTGCGCTTCCAGTAGTTTCTCGAAGCCGAACCCCTTGGCAATTCCGAAGGCCATGGCCGCAATGGGGACGATGGAAACCAGGGAATAGAACGTCAGGGCCGAGGCGTGCAACTGACATTTGTCTTCATCGAATCTCCGAACGGAAAGGATCAGGATTCTCAGGAGGGAGACAAAAAAGGACTTGACGGGAGGAAGCTGCACCCGGCGAATCCGCCAGATATCCTGCCGGATAAAATCAACAAACTTCTGCAGAAGTATTATGCTGTTTTCCATCAGTACGCTCCTGAATTCCGGAAACCGACTCAGATGGCCTTTTTGTCCAAGAGAGTCACTTGATAGGAACGGATCCGTTTCACCGGGTCATAGGACTTCTTTGAGGAGGCGAGCCCGGGAATCCCCATGTCACTTTCTTTGTTGATATATTCCACGCCTTCGAAAAGACGGCGGGCGCACTCCTGATCGAGAAACTGGTAAAGTCCCGGAATGTGGGAATCGGCCTTTTCGACATTGAGGACCTTCATCGAAGAATTCAAGGTCGTGGCGATTCCGAAGGCAAAGACTTCTCCGTCGATCCGCACGGCGATACCCTGACCTTCCAGGAACTCCAGGTGTTCCAGCAAAATCCGGCAGGCCTGGCTTTCCAGGGCAAGATTCAGGTTCTCTTCCGGATCGCACCGGTTGTTTTCGGCGCACCACCGCTTCAGAAAAAGGAGGGTCTCCGGAATATTGGCGGTACAGAGGGGCTCAATGGTTGTTCTTCCCGTCTCCACGTAAAGCTTGCGGAATTTGGAGATGTGATTCCGCTTCGACCGGTATCGGTTTCCCTTCAGTTCGATGAGATCTCTCCGTCGGTAGATGTAGTCGCTGTAATCCGGTTGCTCTGTCAGAGAAAACAGGGCGGACAGGGATGAACAGCCGAAATGCCTCACATAACTTTCCGGAACAAAGCAGAAAGTGGGAAGAGAATAGCGCCGGGCAAGATCCGCAAGCTCCGGCGGCGGTATTTCCCGGCCGGGACAGAGGGGCAGCAGAAGACAGCCGGGATTCGAATCCTGGAGGGAAATTTCTTTCATGCGCAGGAGAAGCAGATCATCCTCCAGGGCGTAATAGGTCGGATTTGCCTCGCTGTTCCAGGCGATCAGCGAGGGGAGAGAATAGATTGCCAGAGGGTTTTTCAGGGAATGAAAAAACGGTTTCAAAGGCGGAAAGTCCGCCAGGGTCAGCAGCTGAAAGGAATTCGTTGACGTCATGGTTTCCTGAAGAGCATCGGGGTCGAGTCAGGCATGGGTTCAAAGCCGGAGGGGGCATAGAAGGAGGAGGAGTTCCGTTCCGCAATCAGTCCAATCCAGGGAAGGCCGTCAGCCTGAAGACGGGCCAGGAGCGTTTTCACCAGGCGGGTGCCGATTCCCTGACGGCGGTAATCCGGGTGTACCGTCAGGTCCTGAAGATAGGCGTCGTTGGCCCGATCGCTGATGGCCCGGGCCATTCCCACGAGACGCTTTCCGTCCATGGCGGTAAGAAAGCAGTGACTTCCGGAAATCATGCGGGCTACCAGAGGCGGATCCGGTTCTTCCGGCCACCAGCCGGCAAGCCGGTAGAGATCGAGAATTTGTTTTAAAAGTTCCTCTTCCGCTTTTTCAATAAAGGAATATCGAATCACTAAATCCGTCTCTCGGTGAAATTCCAAGGAGTTCAAACCTTTCCTTCCGTGCAGGGATTGACAACTATAGAAAAGGACCGGCGACTAAGTCAAGAATAAATGCCTCTGCAGGATGCTATTTCCTTGACCCGGTGCGGGTTTTTTCCTATAGTTCCACCCCTGCTATCGACAACGAGAATTAGCAAATCACAAAGGAGGTTATTATCAATATGAAGATTATTCTTTTGGGAGCGCCGGGCGCCGGGAAGGGAACAGTGGCCAAACTGTTGACCGATTACGACGGATCCGTTCAGATTTCCACCGGGGATATTCTGCGGGCAGCCGTCAAGGAAGGCAACGATCTGGGACGGGAAGCGAAAGGATACATGGATCGGGGCGATCTGGTTCCCGATGGGTTGATCATGAAGATGATGGAAGTCCGCCTTCAGCAGCCGGACTGCGCAAAGGGCTTTATCCTCGATGGGTTCCCCCGGACGATTCCCCAGGCGGAAGCCCTGAAGTCGCTTCTGGAGAAGCTCAATATAAAGCTCGATTTTGTCGTCAATCTGGAAGTTCCCCGGGATGTGATCCTGGATCGTCTGACGACCCGAAGGACCTGCTCCAATCCGGATTGCCAGGAAATCTACAATATCAAGAGCAACCCCCCCCTGCCCGACGGCAAGTGCAAAAAATGCGGAAGCATGACGATTCAACGGGATGATGAAACGGAAGAGGCTATTCTGAATCGTCTGGAAACCTACAATTTAAAGACAGCCCCACTGATCGGATTTTATGAGAAAGAAAGG is a window of Syntrophus gentianae DNA encoding:
- a CDS encoding GNAT family N-acetyltransferase encodes the protein MEFHRETDLVIRYSFIEKAEEELLKQILDLYRLAGWWPEEPDPPLVARMISGSHCFLTAMDGKRLVGMARAISDRANDAYLQDLTVHPDYRRQGIGTRLVKTLLARLQADGLPWIGLIAERNSSSFYAPSGFEPMPDSTPMLFRKP
- a CDS encoding DUF2156 domain-containing protein, whose translation is MTSTNSFQLLTLADFPPLKPFFHSLKNPLAIYSLPSLIAWNSEANPTYYALEDDLLLLRMKEISLQDSNPGCLLLPLCPGREIPPPELADLARRYSLPTFCFVPESYVRHFGCSSLSALFSLTEQPDYSDYIYRRRDLIELKGNRYRSKRNHISKFRKLYVETGRTTIEPLCTANIPETLLFLKRWCAENNRCDPEENLNLALESQACRILLEHLEFLEGQGIAVRIDGEVFAFGIATTLNSSMKVLNVEKADSHIPGLYQFLDQECARRLFEGVEYINKESDMGIPGLASSKKSYDPVKRIRSYQVTLLDKKAI
- a CDS encoding YihY/virulence factor BrkB family protein; the protein is MENSIILLQKFVDFIRQDIWRIRRVQLPPVKSFFVSLLRILILSVRRFDEDKCQLHASALTFYSLVSIVPIAAMAFGIAKGFGFEKLLEAQLREKLAGHEEVLANIIQFSSSLLENTKGGVVAGIGLVVLFWAVIKMLMQIEDTFNDIWGIKRRRSIGRMFSDYLSLMLIGPILVILSSSVTLFISAQVKNMMQSFYFLGVFSPFVFLLLKLLPFCLLWSLFTFFYIFMPNTKVRFSSGLLGGILAGTIFQMVQWAYFSFQIGVVQYNAIYGSFAVFPLFLVWLQLSWLIVLYGAELSFAYQNVDTYEFEADALQASHRVKTLLALQITSHLVKNFSRGEQPLTARQISHDLETPIRFVQEILFELVQSHVVSITEGEEEGEQSFQPALDINRLTIRYVLEAMDHRGLNSLPFTHSPEFDELSETMEIFGQTVEKLSANRLLKDL
- a CDS encoding adenylate kinase, which codes for MKIILLGAPGAGKGTVAKLLTDYDGSVQISTGDILRAAVKEGNDLGREAKGYMDRGDLVPDGLIMKMMEVRLQQPDCAKGFILDGFPRTIPQAEALKSLLEKLNIKLDFVVNLEVPRDVILDRLTTRRTCSNPDCQEIYNIKSNPPLPDGKCKKCGSMTIQRDDETEEAILNRLETYNLKTAPLIGFYEKERLLKTFASVNSVETVDAVKKAL